Proteins from a genomic interval of Streptomyces sp. NBC_01445:
- the pta gene encoding phosphate acetyltransferase — protein MTRSVYVTGIDRGDGRQVVELGVMELLTRQVDRVGVFRPLVHDGPDRLFDLLRARYRLSQDPATVYGLDYHEASAVQAEQGTDELVSRLVDRFHQVARDYEVVLVLGTDFADTQLPDELAVNARLANEFGASVIPVVGGRKQTPESVHAETRNAYRAYEVLGCDVLAMIVNRVAAQDREEIRDRLEAHLPVPTYVLPDEPALSAPTVSQIAQALGGEVLLGDDAGLARDALDFVFGGAMLPTFIKALTPGCLVVTPGDRADLVVGSLAAHSAGTPPIAGVLLTLDERPGEEILTLSDRLAPGTPVVAVQGGSFPTAGELFSMEGKLNAATPRKAETALGLFERWVDTAGLLERVSAPSSDRVTPMMFEHKLLERARADKRRVVLPEGTEERVLRAADVLLRRRVCDLTLLGPVEQIRKKAADLGVDLVDTQLIDPDTSELRDRFAAEYAQLRAHKGVTVELAYDVVADVNYFGTLMVQGGLADGMVSGSVHSTAATIRPAFEIIKTKPDADIVSSVFFMCLADKVLVYGDCAVNPDPDAQQLADIAVQAAATAEQFGVDPRIAMLSYSTGTSGSGADVDKVRRATELVRERRTDLKIEGPIQYDAAVEPSVAATKLPGSEVAGQASVLIFPDLNTGNNTYKAVQRSAGAIAVGPVLQGLRKPVNDLSRGALVQDIVNTVAITAIQAQTPAS, from the coding sequence GTGACGCGCAGCGTGTACGTGACCGGGATCGACCGGGGTGACGGCCGGCAGGTCGTGGAGCTGGGAGTCATGGAGCTCCTGACCCGGCAGGTCGACCGGGTGGGCGTCTTCCGCCCGCTCGTCCACGACGGTCCCGACCGGCTCTTCGATCTGCTGCGGGCGCGCTACCGCCTCTCCCAGGACCCGGCGACGGTCTACGGCCTCGACTACCACGAGGCGTCGGCCGTGCAGGCCGAGCAGGGCACCGACGAACTGGTCTCGCGCCTCGTGGACCGCTTCCACCAGGTCGCCCGCGACTACGAGGTCGTCCTGGTCCTCGGCACGGACTTCGCCGACACACAGCTCCCCGACGAACTGGCCGTCAACGCCCGCCTCGCCAACGAGTTCGGGGCGTCCGTCATCCCGGTGGTGGGCGGCCGCAAGCAGACCCCGGAGTCCGTGCACGCCGAGACCCGCAACGCGTACCGCGCGTACGAGGTCCTCGGCTGCGACGTGCTCGCGATGATCGTGAACCGGGTGGCGGCGCAGGACCGCGAGGAGATACGCGACCGCCTCGAGGCCCATCTCCCGGTGCCCACCTACGTACTGCCGGACGAGCCCGCTCTGTCCGCGCCGACGGTCTCGCAGATCGCGCAGGCGCTCGGCGGCGAGGTGCTGCTCGGCGACGACGCGGGCCTCGCGCGCGACGCGCTCGACTTCGTGTTCGGCGGCGCGATGCTGCCGACGTTCATCAAGGCACTGACGCCGGGCTGTCTCGTCGTGACGCCCGGGGACCGCGCCGACCTCGTGGTGGGTTCGCTCGCCGCGCACAGCGCCGGCACCCCGCCGATAGCGGGCGTCCTGCTGACCCTCGACGAGCGGCCGGGCGAGGAGATCCTGACGCTCTCCGACCGCCTCGCGCCCGGCACGCCGGTGGTGGCGGTGCAGGGCGGCTCCTTCCCCACCGCGGGTGAACTGTTCTCCATGGAGGGCAAGTTGAACGCGGCGACGCCCCGCAAGGCGGAGACGGCGCTCGGCCTCTTCGAGCGGTGGGTCGACACCGCCGGCCTGCTGGAGCGCGTCTCGGCGCCGAGCAGCGACCGCGTCACGCCGATGATGTTCGAGCACAAGCTCCTGGAGCGGGCCCGCGCCGACAAGCGCCGCGTCGTGCTGCCCGAGGGCACCGAGGAGCGCGTCCTGCGCGCGGCGGACGTCCTGCTCCGCCGCAGGGTGTGCGACCTGACGCTGCTCGGCCCCGTGGAGCAGATCCGCAAGAAGGCCGCCGACCTGGGCGTCGACCTGGTCGACACACAGCTCATCGACCCGGACACGTCCGAACTGCGGGACCGGTTCGCCGCCGAGTACGCGCAGCTGCGCGCCCACAAGGGCGTCACCGTCGAGCTCGCGTACGACGTGGTGGCGGACGTCAACTACTTCGGGACGCTGATGGTGCAGGGCGGCCTGGCGGACGGCATGGTGTCGGGTTCCGTGCACTCGACGGCCGCGACGATCCGCCCCGCCTTCGAGATCATCAAGACGAAGCCGGACGCCGACATCGTGTCGTCCGTCTTCTTCATGTGCCTCGCCGACAAGGTCCTCGTGTACGGCGACTGCGCGGTGAACCCGGACCCGGACGCGCAGCAGCTCGCCGACATCGCCGTCCAGGCGGCCGCCACCGCCGAGCAGTTCGGCGTGGACCCGCGGATCGCGATGCTGTCGTACTCGACGGGCACGTCGGGTTCGGGCGCGGACGTCGACAAGGTGCGCCGGGCCACGGAGCTGGTGCGCGAGCGGCGCACCGATCTGAAGATCGAGGGCCCCATCCAGTACGACGCGGCCGTCGAGCCGTCGGTGGCGGCGACCAAGCTGCCCGGGTCGGAGGTCGCGGGCCAGGCCAGCGTGCTGATCTTCCCCGACCTGAACACCGGCAACAACACGTACAAGGCCGTGCAGCGTTCGGCAGGCGCCATCGCCGTCGGTCCGGTCCTGCAGGGCCTGCGCAAGCCGGTCAACGACCTGTCGCGCGGCGCGCTCGTGCAGGACATCGTCAACACGGTCGCCATCACGGCGATCCAGGCCCAGACGCCGGCCTCCTGA
- a CDS encoding acetate kinase, translating into MTSHPSPTTALPDELRSAPLAGRVLVLNSGSSSLKYQLLDMESGARLAAGLVERIGEETSRLKHTPLTGDGGAAREVNGPIADHDAALKAVAAELARDGMGLDSPELAAIGHRVVHGGMFFTEPTVIDDAVLAEIERLIPVAPLHNPANLTGIRTAMALRPDLPQVAVFDTAFHTTMPESAARYAIDVKTADEHRIRRYGFHGTSHAYVSRKAAELLGKAAEEVNVIVLHLGNGASASAVRGGLCVDTSMGLTPLEGLVMGTRSGDVDPAVIFHLMRVGNMSTDEIDVLLNKKSGLVGLCGDNDMREIRRRIDEGDEEARLAFDIYVHRLKKYIGAYYAVLGRVDAVVFTAGVGENAAPVREAAVAGLEELGLAVDGELNSVRSDEPRLISPEYARVAVAVVPTDEELEIAQQTYALVRDSASRND; encoded by the coding sequence GTGACCTCCCACCCGTCGCCCACCACCGCCCTGCCTGACGAGCTTCGCTCGGCCCCTCTGGCCGGCCGAGTTCTCGTCCTCAACTCCGGTTCCTCGTCGCTGAAGTACCAGCTGCTCGACATGGAGAGCGGCGCCCGGCTCGCCGCGGGCCTTGTCGAGCGCATCGGCGAGGAGACGTCCCGCCTCAAGCACACGCCGCTGACCGGGGACGGCGGCGCGGCGCGCGAGGTGAACGGCCCGATCGCCGACCACGACGCGGCCCTGAAGGCGGTCGCCGCGGAGCTGGCCCGTGACGGGATGGGCCTGGACTCCCCCGAACTCGCCGCGATCGGCCACCGGGTGGTGCACGGCGGCATGTTCTTCACCGAGCCGACCGTCATCGACGACGCGGTCCTCGCGGAGATCGAGCGGCTGATCCCGGTCGCGCCGCTGCACAACCCGGCCAACCTCACGGGCATCCGCACCGCGATGGCGCTGCGCCCCGACCTGCCGCAGGTCGCCGTCTTCGACACGGCGTTCCACACGACCATGCCGGAGTCGGCGGCGCGCTACGCGATCGACGTGAAGACCGCCGACGAACACCGCATCCGCCGCTACGGCTTCCACGGCACCTCGCACGCGTACGTGTCCCGCAAGGCGGCCGAGCTCCTGGGCAAGGCCGCCGAGGAGGTCAACGTCATCGTCCTGCACCTGGGCAACGGCGCCTCGGCGTCGGCGGTGCGCGGCGGCCTGTGCGTGGACACCTCCATGGGCCTGACACCCTTGGAGGGCCTGGTGATGGGGACGCGTTCGGGCGATGTGGACCCGGCCGTCATCTTCCATTTGATGCGGGTGGGCAACATGTCCACCGACGAGATCGACGTACTGCTCAACAAGAAGAGCGGCCTGGTCGGTCTCTGCGGCGACAACGACATGCGGGAGATCCGCCGCCGTATCGACGAGGGCGACGAGGAGGCGCGGCTCGCCTTCGACATCTACGTCCACCGTCTGAAGAAGTACATAGGCGCGTACTACGCGGTGCTCGGCCGGGTGGATGCGGTGGTGTTCACGGCGGGGGTCGGCGAGAACGCGGCGCCGGTGCGCGAAGCTGCCGTGGCGGGCCTGGAGGAGCTGGGTCTCGCGGTCGACGGCGAGCTCAATTCCGTACGTTCCGACGAACCGCGGCTGATCTCGCCGGAGTACGCGCGGGTGGCTGTCGCAGTCGTCCCGACCGACGAGGAACTGGAGATCGCGCAGCAGACCTACGCCCTCGTGCGCGACTCCGCGTCCCGCAACGACTGA
- the pyk gene encoding pyruvate kinase gives MRRSKIVCTLGPAVDSEEQLVALIEAGMNVARFNFSHGTHAEHQGRYDRVRAAAESTGRAVGVLADLQGPKIRLETFAEGPVELVRGDEFTITTDDVPGDKSICGTTYKGLPGDVSKGDQILINDGNVELRVIEVDGPRVKSIVVEGGVISDHKGINLPGAAVNVPALSEKDVDDLRFALRMGCDMVALSFVRDADDVQDVHKVMDEEGRRVPVIAKVEKPQAVDNMEGVVAAFDAVMVARGDLAVEYPLEKVPMVQKRLVEMCRRNAKPVIVATQMMESMITNSRPTRAEASDVANAILDGADAVMLSAESSVGAYPIETVKTMSKIVVAAEGELLSKGLQPLVPGKKPRTQGGSVARAACEIADFLGAKGLVAFTQSGDTARRLSRYRAAQPILAFTTDEGTRNQLTLSWGVESHIVPYVDNTDAMVDLVDAEMVKLNRFNDGDTVIITAGSPPGVPGTTNMVRVHHLGGGERD, from the coding sequence ATGCGCCGTTCCAAAATCGTCTGCACGCTGGGCCCCGCCGTCGACTCCGAAGAGCAGCTCGTTGCGCTGATCGAAGCCGGCATGAATGTGGCCCGCTTCAACTTCAGCCATGGCACGCACGCCGAGCACCAGGGGCGGTACGACCGTGTCCGGGCCGCCGCGGAGAGCACCGGCCGCGCCGTCGGCGTCCTCGCGGACCTCCAGGGCCCCAAGATCCGTCTCGAGACCTTCGCCGAAGGCCCCGTCGAGCTGGTGCGCGGTGACGAGTTCACCATCACCACCGACGATGTCCCGGGCGACAAGTCGATCTGCGGCACGACCTACAAGGGTCTGCCCGGCGATGTCTCCAAGGGCGACCAGATCCTCATCAACGACGGCAACGTCGAGCTCCGCGTCATCGAGGTCGACGGGCCGCGCGTGAAGTCGATCGTCGTCGAGGGCGGTGTCATCTCCGACCACAAGGGCATCAACCTGCCGGGCGCGGCCGTGAACGTGCCCGCGCTGTCCGAGAAGGACGTCGACGACCTGCGCTTCGCCCTGCGGATGGGCTGCGACATGGTCGCCCTGTCCTTCGTGCGCGATGCCGACGACGTCCAGGACGTCCACAAGGTGATGGACGAGGAGGGCCGCCGGGTCCCCGTCATCGCCAAGGTGGAGAAGCCGCAGGCGGTCGACAACATGGAGGGCGTCGTCGCGGCGTTCGACGCCGTGATGGTGGCCCGCGGCGACCTCGCCGTCGAGTACCCGCTCGAGAAGGTCCCGATGGTGCAGAAGCGCCTCGTGGAGATGTGCCGCCGTAACGCCAAGCCGGTGATCGTCGCGACCCAGATGATGGAGTCGATGATCACCAACTCCCGCCCCACGCGCGCCGAGGCGTCCGATGTCGCCAACGCGATCCTGGACGGCGCGGACGCGGTCATGCTGTCCGCCGAGTCCTCCGTGGGCGCCTACCCGATCGAGACCGTGAAGACGATGTCGAAGATCGTCGTCGCGGCCGAGGGGGAGCTCCTGTCCAAGGGCCTGCAGCCGCTCGTGCCCGGCAAGAAGCCGCGCACGCAGGGCGGTTCGGTCGCCCGCGCCGCCTGCGAGATCGCCGACTTCCTGGGCGCCAAGGGCCTCGTGGCCTTCACCCAGTCCGGCGACACGGCCCGCCGCCTGTCCCGCTACCGTGCGGCCCAGCCGATCCTGGCCTTCACCACGGACGAGGGCACCCGCAACCAGCTGACGCTGAGCTGGGGCGTCGAGTCGCACATCGTGCCGTACGTCGACAACACCGACGCGATGGTCGACCTGGTCGACGCCGAGATGGTGAAGCTGAACCGCTTCAACGACGGCGACACCGTCATCATCACGGCCGGTTCGCCCCCCGGCGTCCCCGGCACCACCAACATGGTCCGGGTGCACCACCTGGGCGGCGGAGAGCGCGACTGA
- a CDS encoding DUF6114 domain-containing protein encodes MSAEAQAGLGDRLGQTRRSFRGWRGQRPFWGGLLTLLGGIPIMYFPYANLTLGSMTIRMSTTAGAGSLIIGVLLVVLGLTLWFQPMSRIFAGVAAILLALVSLVVSNFGGFVIGFLLALLGGALGISWGPARAAKQEAGGGKSVDDADALKGETAAFDAFGGASDDLSGTSPNGNDGTNGRHRAG; translated from the coding sequence ATGAGCGCCGAAGCGCAAGCAGGGCTGGGCGACAGGCTCGGCCAGACGCGCCGATCGTTCCGAGGGTGGCGCGGTCAGCGCCCATTCTGGGGTGGTCTGCTGACGCTGCTGGGCGGCATTCCGATCATGTACTTCCCGTACGCGAACCTCACGCTCGGCTCGATGACCATCCGGATGTCGACAACTGCCGGCGCCGGTTCGCTGATCATCGGCGTCCTGCTTGTGGTGCTCGGCCTGACGCTCTGGTTCCAGCCGATGTCCCGCATCTTCGCGGGCGTCGCTGCGATCCTGCTCGCCCTGGTCTCCTTGGTGGTCTCCAACTTCGGTGGCTTTGTCATCGGCTTCCTGCTGGCGCTGCTCGGCGGCGCTCTCGGCATCTCCTGGGGGCCCGCACGGGCCGCGAAGCAGGAGGCGGGCGGCGGGAAGTCCGTGGACGACGCGGATGCCCTGAAGGGCGAGACTGCGGCCTTCGACGCCTTCGGCGGTGCGTCGGACGATCTGTCAGGAACGAGCCCGAACGGTAACGACGGGACGAACGGGAGGCACCGTGCCGGCTGA
- a CDS encoding DUF6230 family protein, translating to MESVARGGTRWKRFAVVMVPSVAATAAIGVALSQGALAASFSVSGQSFKVTADSLDGTGFVQYGALDTGKSGAHPVAVVGLNEAKITNLCQSVVVPVPVFGDVSMKLSAGGAGGPRVEAKKLYIDADDLSTNATFKNIDIGVGIDSTTKGPGPSKGDKYVPDSFSQQADSVHFEDVKQRAWATTAGTFKLSGLHMQVQKGAHECY from the coding sequence ATGGAGTCCGTGGCTCGTGGCGGAACCAGATGGAAGCGGTTCGCCGTAGTCATGGTGCCGAGCGTCGCGGCTACTGCCGCGATAGGCGTCGCCCTCTCGCAGGGTGCGCTTGCGGCATCGTTCAGTGTTTCGGGTCAGTCGTTCAAGGTGACGGCCGACTCGCTCGACGGTACGGGATTCGTCCAGTACGGGGCGCTCGACACCGGTAAGTCGGGTGCACACCCGGTTGCCGTCGTCGGCCTCAACGAGGCGAAGATCACCAACCTGTGCCAGTCGGTCGTCGTGCCGGTGCCGGTCTTCGGTGACGTGTCGATGAAGCTCAGCGCGGGCGGTGCGGGCGGCCCCCGCGTCGAGGCGAAGAAGCTCTACATCGACGCCGACGACCTGTCGACCAACGCCACGTTCAAGAACATCGACATCGGCGTCGGTATCGACTCGACCACCAAGGGCCCGGGTCCGTCCAAGGGCGACAAGTACGTCCCGGACTCGTTCTCGCAGCAGGCCGACTCGGTGCACTTCGAAGATGTCAAGCAGCGCGCGTGGGCGACCACGGCCGGCACCTTCAAGCTCTCCGGCCTGCACATGCAGGTGCAGAAGGGCGCACACGAGTGCTACTAG
- a CDS encoding tetratricopeptide repeat protein, whose amino-acid sequence MQPRNMSMSGVVDLAAVKAAQEAKAKAEQARAESARQGGGGAVSPSSLVIDVDEAGFERDVLQRSAEVPVVIDFWAEWCEPCKQLSPLLEGLAAEYNGRFVLAKIDVDANQMLMQQFGVQGIPAVFAVVAGQALPLFQGAAPVEQIRGTLDQLIQVAEERFGLTGITVDADAEGSAPVVETPAGPYDALLEAAVQALDAGDLAGAVQAYKNVLSDDPGNTEAKLGLGQAELLLRVQDLDPQTVRQDAADRPSDVAAQIAAADLDLVGGHVADAFGRLVDTVKVTAGEDRDAARVRLLELFEVVGSDDPRVTTGRAALARVLF is encoded by the coding sequence ATGCAGCCACGGAACATGTCCATGAGCGGAGTCGTCGACCTCGCCGCGGTGAAGGCGGCCCAGGAGGCCAAGGCGAAGGCGGAGCAGGCGCGTGCCGAGTCCGCGCGGCAGGGCGGCGGCGGGGCCGTCTCCCCGTCGAGCCTCGTCATCGACGTCGATGAGGCCGGCTTCGAGCGCGACGTCCTCCAGCGCTCGGCCGAGGTGCCCGTCGTCATCGACTTCTGGGCCGAGTGGTGCGAGCCGTGCAAGCAGCTGAGCCCGCTGCTCGAAGGCCTCGCGGCCGAGTACAACGGCCGGTTCGTGCTCGCCAAGATCGATGTCGACGCCAATCAGATGCTGATGCAGCAGTTCGGGGTCCAGGGGATCCCGGCGGTCTTCGCGGTGGTGGCCGGACAGGCCCTGCCGCTCTTCCAGGGAGCCGCGCCGGTCGAGCAGATCCGCGGGACGCTCGACCAGTTGATCCAGGTCGCCGAGGAGCGCTTCGGCCTGACCGGCATCACGGTCGACGCCGATGCGGAGGGATCTGCACCGGTCGTGGAGACTCCGGCCGGTCCCTACGACGCTCTGCTCGAAGCCGCCGTCCAGGCTCTTGACGCCGGCGACCTCGCCGGAGCCGTCCAGGCGTACAAGAACGTGCTGAGCGACGACCCCGGCAACACCGAGGCCAAGCTGGGCCTGGGGCAGGCCGAGTTGCTCCTGCGGGTGCAGGATCTCGATCCGCAGACGGTCCGTCAGGACGCCGCGGACCGGCCCTCCGACGTGGCGGCGCAGATCGCGGCGGCCGACCTCGACCTGGTCGGAGGCCACGTCGCGGACGCGTTCGGCCGACTTGTCGACACGGTGAAGGTCACGGCGGGCGAGGACCGGGACGCCGCGCGCGTGCGGCTGCTCGAACTCTTCGAGGTCGTCGGCTCCGACGATCCGCGTGTGACTACGGGCCGTGCGGCTCTGGCCCGGGTTCTCTTCTGA
- a CDS encoding TetR/AcrR family transcriptional regulator: MQSRIPPPLPRTGRPRSATADAAILEATRAALVDLGWSKLTMGDVATRAGVAKTTLYRRWASKNELVVDAVAVLFDELELPDNGSLAADIGGVVLQFAALLNRPETKTALMAVVAESTRDEPLRERIRTSIVDRQKRLVLEGRARAHARGELPLEADPAAAARTADLIFDVVAGAVVHRTLVSAEPVDEEWVDRFTMLLLGGLASVQA, translated from the coding sequence ATGCAGAGCCGCATTCCCCCGCCCCTCCCGAGAACGGGCCGCCCGCGAAGTGCCACCGCCGACGCGGCGATCCTCGAGGCGACCCGTGCGGCGCTGGTGGACCTCGGCTGGTCCAAACTCACGATGGGGGACGTGGCGACGCGAGCGGGCGTCGCCAAGACGACGCTCTACCGGCGTTGGGCGAGCAAGAACGAGCTCGTCGTGGACGCGGTCGCGGTCCTCTTCGACGAGCTCGAACTCCCGGACAACGGCAGTCTCGCCGCGGACATCGGGGGTGTGGTCCTCCAGTTCGCGGCGCTCCTGAACCGCCCGGAGACCAAGACGGCGCTGATGGCGGTGGTCGCCGAGTCGACGCGTGACGAACCGCTGCGCGAGCGCATCCGCACCTCGATCGTGGACCGGCAGAAGCGCCTGGTCCTGGAGGGCCGCGCCCGCGCCCACGCGCGCGGCGAACTCCCCCTCGAGGCCGACCCGGCCGCCGCCGCCCGCACCGCCGACCTCATCTTCGACGTGGTCGCGGGAGCCGTGGTGCACCGCACGCTGGTGAGCGCGGAGCCGGTGGACGAGGAGTGGGTCGACCGGTTCACGATGCTGCTCCTGGGCGGACTCGCCTCCGTACAGGCGTAG
- a CDS encoding alpha/beta fold hydrolase has product MRLSGLNRTTTTVGCAALALLGGMVLGGSGAVSASPPAEPKVQNTFDPLGPDVRAAKLPSGRTAHYTDSGPRDGVPVLYIGGTGTSARAVHMTDFFRTTRADLGLRLISVERNGFGDTAYDPALGKADFARDALDVLDRLGVEKFRIVGISGGGPYAAELAARAPGRVSALHLAAVLPPYGEKPAYCSMSDDALAAALKDSITDPRKWWAFPDDSPVKSIPGFADTAYEDGARTYNQRGQQADPAPQVHEQRLYCERPGPDLSKLTAPVYLYGGDKDTTVPPATLATWRRQFSPDRVTVRTYADSAHDVQYRHWDQILVDLAGHGDRTVVCRGSHTHVLPADEAARLVARKRATLGSCAWQK; this is encoded by the coding sequence GTGCGTCTGTCCGGACTCAACCGCACCACCACCACCGTCGGATGCGCCGCCCTGGCGCTGCTCGGCGGGATGGTCCTCGGCGGGTCCGGGGCGGTGAGCGCGAGCCCGCCGGCCGAGCCGAAGGTGCAGAACACCTTCGACCCGCTCGGCCCCGACGTGCGCGCCGCGAAGCTGCCCTCCGGACGTACGGCCCACTACACCGACTCGGGCCCGCGCGACGGTGTCCCGGTCCTCTACATAGGCGGCACCGGGACCAGCGCGCGGGCCGTCCACATGACCGACTTCTTCCGCACCACGCGAGCGGACCTGGGCCTGCGGCTGATCTCCGTCGAGCGCAACGGCTTCGGCGACACCGCGTACGACCCCGCCCTCGGCAAGGCCGACTTCGCGCGGGACGCCCTCGACGTCCTCGACCGCCTCGGCGTCGAGAAGTTCAGGATCGTCGGGATCTCCGGAGGCGGCCCCTACGCCGCCGAACTCGCCGCCCGCGCGCCCGGCCGCGTCTCCGCCCTGCACCTGGCCGCCGTCCTGCCGCCGTACGGCGAGAAGCCCGCGTACTGCTCGATGTCCGACGACGCGCTCGCCGCGGCCCTGAAGGACTCCATCACCGACCCCCGCAAGTGGTGGGCGTTCCCCGACGACAGCCCCGTCAAGTCCATCCCGGGCTTCGCGGACACGGCGTACGAGGACGGCGCCCGCACCTACAACCAGCGCGGCCAGCAGGCCGATCCGGCGCCGCAGGTCCACGAGCAGAGGCTGTACTGCGAGCGGCCGGGCCCCGACCTGTCGAAGCTGACGGCGCCCGTGTACCTGTACGGCGGCGACAAGGACACCACGGTCCCGCCGGCCACGCTCGCGACCTGGCGCCGGCAGTTCTCCCCGGACCGCGTCACGGTCCGCACGTACGCCGACTCCGCGCACGACGTGCAGTACCGCCACTGGGACCAGATCCTCGTGGACCTCGCCGGACACGGGGACCGCACGGTCGTCTGCCGGGGCTCACACACCCACGTCCTGCCCGCGGACGAGGCGGCCCGTCTGGTCGCCAGGAAGCGTGCCACGCTGGGCAGTTGCGCCTGGCAGAAGTGA
- a CDS encoding acyl-CoA mutase large subunit family protein, whose product MDADAIEEGRRRWQARYDSARKRDADFSTLSGDPVDPVYGPRPGDTYDGFERIGWPGEYPFTRGLYPTGYRGRTWTIRQFAGFGNAEQTNERYKMILAAGGGGLSVAFDMPTLMGRDSDDPRSLGEVGHCGVAIDSAADMEVLFQDIPLGDVTTSMTISGPAVPVFCMYLVAAERQGVDPAVLNGTLQTDIFKEYIAQKEWLFQPEPHLRLIGDLMEHCAAGIPAYKPLSVSGYHIREAGSTAAQELAYTLADGFGYVELGLSRGLDVDVFAPGLSFFFDAHLDFFEEIAKFRAARRIWARWLRDVYGAKTDKAQWLRFHTQTAGVSLTAQQPYNNVVRTAVEALAAVLGGTNSLHTNALDETLALPSEQAAEIALRTQQVLMEETGVANVADPLGGSWFVEQLTDRIEADAEKIFEQIKERGLRAHPDGQHPIGPMTSGILRGIEDGWFTGEIAESAFQYQKALEKGDKRVVGVNAHHGSVTGDLEILRVSHEVEREQVRELGVRKAARDDARVRSALDDMLKAARNGGNMIPPMLDAVRAEATLGEICGVLRDEWGVYTEPAGF is encoded by the coding sequence ATGGACGCTGACGCCATCGAAGAGGGCCGCCGCCGCTGGCAGGCCCGGTACGACTCCGCCCGCAAGCGGGACGCCGACTTCTCGACGCTCTCGGGAGATCCGGTCGACCCGGTCTACGGGCCACGTCCCGGGGACACCTATGACGGCTTCGAGCGGATCGGATGGCCCGGCGAGTACCCGTTCACGCGCGGCCTGTACCCGACCGGGTACCGGGGCCGTACGTGGACGATCCGCCAGTTCGCCGGGTTCGGGAACGCCGAGCAGACCAATGAGCGCTACAAGATGATCCTCGCCGCCGGCGGGGGAGGGCTGAGCGTCGCCTTCGACATGCCGACGCTCATGGGGCGCGACTCCGACGACCCGCGCTCGCTCGGTGAGGTCGGGCACTGCGGCGTCGCCATCGACTCCGCCGCCGACATGGAGGTCCTGTTCCAGGACATCCCGCTCGGGGACGTCACGACGTCCATGACGATCTCGGGCCCCGCCGTGCCCGTCTTCTGCATGTACCTCGTGGCCGCCGAGCGGCAGGGCGTCGACCCTGCCGTCCTCAACGGCACGCTCCAGACCGACATCTTCAAGGAGTACATCGCGCAGAAGGAGTGGCTCTTCCAGCCCGAGCCGCATCTGCGCCTGATCGGCGACCTCATGGAGCACTGCGCGGCGGGCATCCCCGCGTACAAGCCGCTCTCGGTCTCCGGGTACCACATCCGCGAGGCCGGCTCCACGGCCGCGCAGGAGCTGGCCTACACGCTCGCCGACGGCTTCGGCTATGTGGAGCTCGGCCTGTCGCGCGGGCTCGACGTGGACGTCTTCGCGCCCGGCCTCTCCTTCTTCTTCGACGCGCACCTCGACTTCTTCGAGGAGATCGCCAAGTTCCGCGCCGCGCGCCGCATCTGGGCCCGCTGGCTGCGGGACGTGTACGGGGCGAAGACCGACAAGGCGCAGTGGCTGCGCTTCCACACGCAGACCGCCGGGGTCTCCCTGACCGCGCAGCAGCCGTACAACAACGTCGTGCGGACCGCCGTCGAGGCGCTCGCGGCCGTGCTCGGCGGCACCAACTCGCTGCACACGAACGCCCTCGACGAGACCCTGGCGCTCCCCTCCGAGCAGGCCGCCGAGATCGCGCTGCGCACGCAGCAGGTCCTCATGGAGGAGACCGGCGTCGCCAACGTCGCTGACCCGCTGGGTGGTTCGTGGTTCGTGGAGCAGCTCACGGACCGCATCGAGGCCGACGCGGAGAAGATCTTCGAGCAGATCAAGGAGCGCGGCCTGCGCGCCCACCCGGACGGGCAGCACCCCATCGGGCCCATGACCTCGGGCATCCTGCGCGGCATCGAGGACGGCTGGTTCACCGGCGAGATCGCCGAGTCCGCGTTCCAGTACCAGAAGGCGCTGGAGAAGGGCGACAAGCGGGTCGTCGGCGTCAACGCGCACCACGGGTCCGTCACCGGCGACCTGGAGATCCTGCGCGTCAGCCACGAGGTCGAGCGCGAGCAGGTGCGCGAGCTCGGGGTCCGCAAGGCGGCCAGGGACGACGCCCGCGTGCGCTCCGCCCTCGACGACATGCTGAAGGCCGCCCGCAACGGCGGCAACATGATCCCGCCGATGCTCGACGCCGTACGCGCCGAGGCCACCCTGGGCGAGATCTGCGGGGTCCTGCGCGACGAGTGGGGCGTGTACACCGAACCCGCCGGGTTCTGA
- a CDS encoding DUF3817 domain-containing protein — MKRSVLTRYRVMAFVTGVLLVLLCLGMIAKYVLGIDGAADVTRVVAIAHGWLYVVYLVFAFDLGSKAKWPVGKQLWVLIAGTIPTAAFFVERKISRELDSKVADGAPAVAKA; from the coding sequence ATGAAACGAAGCGTGCTGACCCGGTACCGGGTGATGGCCTTTGTCACGGGCGTCCTGCTGGTCCTGCTGTGCCTCGGCATGATCGCCAAGTACGTGCTCGGCATCGACGGCGCGGCGGACGTCACGCGCGTCGTCGCCATCGCGCACGGCTGGCTGTACGTGGTCTACCTGGTCTTCGCCTTCGACCTGGGCTCCAAGGCGAAGTGGCCGGTCGGCAAGCAGCTGTGGGTCCTGATCGCCGGCACGATCCCCACCGCCGCGTTCTTCGTCGAGCGGAAGATCTCCCGCGAGCTGGACTCCAAGGTCGCCGACGGCGCCCCCGCCGTCGCCAAGGCCTGA